In Bacteroidota bacterium, one genomic interval encodes:
- a CDS encoding TolC family protein — MTINRYLPLIFFFFSVTICSQPVEDPSFVDTLSVKRALHLAKQKSPKLQKLAQSVNQKKAELRGNSGLSDPVLSYSREGMGNSSFSSYDEQRLGITQEIVFPITTSRISDRISSEIEALQLEYENALLLLREEIKKTYSQLQYGLELLHLAQSELEISKGVYEAVKLKYDSGEATKIELLKAKIQVNEAENSISEAQNYLHQSRYSLFNQIGLETTNQKYSINFPDTLYYKKTEISQSDILSTFYDMPGVRSKKKLIEAAENHLRVAEAGYFPNISLNLFGQDFGSGFKALGFEVGLSLPLWFQSNQRSVIDHSISSVKISDENYREELLLMKKEVEIAWHGYESAGENLNRFANGILAESEELLNLTTQGYKLGEIDFLTLLEARRTYLTSSKRYYDYLLDYNFRLIELEKFSPKEFLYND; from the coding sequence ATGACCATAAATAGGTATTTACCTCTAATATTCTTCTTCTTTTCAGTTACGATATGCTCACAACCGGTTGAAGACCCCTCCTTCGTCGATACGCTCTCCGTAAAACGGGCTCTTCATCTGGCTAAACAGAAAAGCCCTAAATTACAAAAGCTTGCCCAGTCAGTAAATCAAAAAAAAGCGGAATTAAGAGGAAACAGCGGACTCTCAGATCCTGTGCTTTCATACTCACGGGAGGGCATGGGAAATTCAAGTTTTTCCTCGTATGACGAACAAAGACTTGGCATTACTCAAGAAATTGTCTTTCCTATTACAACATCCCGGATTAGTGACAGAATCTCCTCAGAAATCGAAGCTCTTCAACTCGAATATGAAAACGCTCTCCTCCTTCTCCGTGAAGAGATAAAGAAGACCTACTCACAACTTCAATATGGATTGGAGTTATTACATCTTGCCCAAAGTGAACTTGAAATTTCAAAAGGTGTCTATGAAGCAGTGAAACTGAAATACGATTCCGGTGAGGCGACAAAAATTGAGCTGCTTAAAGCTAAAATACAGGTGAATGAGGCTGAAAATTCGATTTCAGAGGCGCAAAATTACCTGCATCAGTCACGATACAGTCTGTTCAATCAGATTGGACTGGAGACGACAAACCAGAAATATTCCATCAATTTCCCCGACACACTCTATTATAAAAAAACTGAAATATCACAAAGCGATATACTCTCCACTTTTTACGACATGCCCGGAGTCCGTTCGAAAAAGAAATTAATTGAAGCTGCCGAAAATCATCTTCGTGTCGCGGAAGCAGGTTATTTTCCAAATATATCACTTAATCTTTTTGGTCAGGACTTCGGATCCGGTTTTAAGGCACTGGGCTTTGAGGTAGGTCTATCACTTCCGCTCTGGTTTCAAAGTAATCAACGCAGTGTCATCGATCACTCAATTTCATCAGTTAAAATATCTGATGAAAACTACCGTGAGGAGCTTCTTTTGATGAAAAAGGAAGTTGAAATCGCATGGCATGGCTATGAATCCGCAGGTGAAAATCTTAACCGGTTCGCAAACGGGATACTTGCTGAAAGTGAAGAACTCCTGAATCTCACAACTCAGGGTTATAAACTCGGAGAAATCGATTTCCTCACTCTGCTCGAGGCGAGGAGAACTTACCTGACCAGTTCCAAAAGATATTACGACTATCTGCTCGATTACAATTTTAGACTGATCGAGCTTGAGAAATTTTCGCCAAAAGAATTTTTATATAATGATTAG
- a CDS encoding inorganic phosphate transporter: MEIYYLVIVFVLFILAVSDLIFGVANDAVNFLNSAIGSKVAPRHIILVFASLGVLGGALFSSGMMEVARKGLFNPEMFNFAQVMGLFVAVMFTDVLLLDLYNTFGLPTSTTVSLVFGLLGAALGTATYSVLASSGGLETVMSYINTERAFIIISGIFLSVIISFNASLIVQYIVRMIFTFDYKPRIQKYGAIFGAVAFTLITFFLFTKGIKGSIFENTEFAKWITKHMSESLLYSFAILLFVFFILNNIIKINIFKPIVIAGTFALAFSFAANDLVNFIGVPLAGYQAFQSVSFATDPSSTMMTALNDQGAVPFLILVISGAIMIVTIWKSKKSNTVTKTEVNLSRQGKGKEKFKKSAVAKNVVKSSLFILDMFKTLSPKIVTNWVNSRFDKSKYVPVPGPDGKMPAFDLIRASVNLVVASSLISFGTSLKLPLSTTFVTFIVAMGTSLADRAWEHDNAVNRVNGVLTVVGGWFLTAVFALMLSFVFGLLISAGGLTFIMLLLFFSAFLIYRTHKYHGEQEKKEDESEKAAS, from the coding sequence ATGGAAATCTATTACCTGGTTATAGTATTTGTTCTTTTTATACTTGCAGTTTCCGATTTGATATTTGGCGTAGCAAATGATGCCGTTAATTTTCTAAATTCTGCTATTGGATCGAAAGTGGCACCGAGACATATTATACTTGTATTCGCAAGTTTGGGTGTGTTAGGTGGTGCTCTCTTTTCGAGTGGAATGATGGAGGTGGCAAGGAAAGGTCTCTTCAATCCGGAGATGTTCAATTTTGCACAAGTGATGGGGCTTTTTGTAGCCGTAATGTTCACAGATGTTCTTTTACTCGATCTCTATAACACATTTGGCTTACCAACTTCAACAACGGTCTCCCTGGTATTTGGACTGCTGGGGGCAGCTCTGGGTACAGCAACATACAGCGTACTCGCTTCATCCGGGGGGTTGGAAACGGTGATGAGTTATATCAACACCGAGCGAGCCTTCATAATTATCAGTGGAATTTTCCTCTCAGTCATCATTTCCTTTAATGCCTCTCTAATCGTCCAGTATATTGTCAGGATGATATTTACCTTCGATTACAAACCGAGAATCCAAAAATATGGTGCCATCTTTGGAGCGGTAGCTTTTACATTGATCACATTCTTTCTTTTTACAAAGGGAATCAAAGGGTCAATATTTGAAAATACCGAATTTGCAAAATGGATTACGAAGCATATGAGTGAAAGTCTTCTTTATTCTTTTGCAATTCTCCTTTTTGTGTTCTTTATCCTGAACAACATCATTAAGATCAACATATTCAAACCGATCGTTATAGCAGGTACTTTTGCCCTTGCTTTTTCATTTGCGGCCAACGATCTTGTCAATTTCATTGGCGTTCCGCTCGCGGGATACCAGGCTTTTCAGAGTGTCAGCTTCGCAACCGACCCGTCATCGACCATGATGACAGCTTTAAATGATCAGGGCGCAGTTCCGTTTTTGATTCTGGTGATTTCCGGAGCAATTATGATTGTAACAATTTGGAAATCAAAAAAGTCGAATACGGTAACAAAGACTGAAGTTAACCTCTCCAGACAGGGAAAAGGGAAAGAAAAGTTTAAGAAATCCGCTGTGGCAAAAAATGTTGTGAAATCTTCCCTTTTTATCCTCGATATGTTCAAGACACTATCACCTAAAATAGTGACCAACTGGGTTAATTCCAGGTTCGATAAATCCAAATATGTACCTGTTCCGGGACCAGACGGTAAAATGCCTGCCTTTGATCTGATCAGAGCATCAGTCAATCTTGTTGTTGCTTCAAGTCTGATTTCTTTTGGGACATCATTAAAATTGCCGCTTTCCACCACTTTTGTAACATTTATTGTGGCAATGGGCACTTCCCTGGCAGACAGGGCATGGGAACATGATAATGCCGTGAACAGGGTGAATGGTGTTCTGACAGTAGTAGGTGGCTGGTTCCTCACAGCAGTCTTTGCCCTGATGCTTTCATTTGTCTTTGGACTGCTGATCTCCGCCGGGGGCCTTACATTCATTATGCTGTTGCTTTTCTTCTCTGCATTCCTGATTTACAGGACTCACAAATATCACGGTGAACAGGAGAAAAAAGAAGATGAGAGCGAAAAAGCCGCCTCATAA
- a CDS encoding DUF5698 domain-containing protein — translation MFEGAFGPVIVGLLRICDVSLGTLRTILVVQGKKYLAGFVGFFEAAIWVIAVSQIFAYLNDNPWMILGYATGYGLGNVIGVWFEQKIGLGFVQVTIFSLEKSEEIAAELRSSAFGVTILPAEGLTGNIKMLISVVDRKKQRHLMKLVESIDSKAFISIQSSLPYRGYRPGARI, via the coding sequence ATGTTTGAAGGTGCTTTCGGTCCTGTAATTGTTGGACTACTTAGGATTTGCGATGTTAGTCTGGGAACACTCAGAACCATACTTGTTGTTCAGGGCAAAAAATATCTTGCCGGCTTTGTTGGATTCTTCGAAGCTGCAATCTGGGTTATTGCAGTCAGTCAGATATTTGCGTATTTAAATGACAATCCATGGATGATACTCGGGTATGCAACAGGTTACGGGCTTGGTAATGTTATCGGCGTGTGGTTCGAACAGAAGATAGGACTGGGATTCGTCCAGGTAACAATTTTTTCTTTGGAGAAATCGGAGGAAATTGCAGCGGAACTCAGATCATCTGCCTTCGGAGTTACAATTCTTCCGGCAGAGGGTCTCACCGGAAACATCAAAATGCTTATTTCCGTCGTTGACAGAAAAAAACAAAGACATCTCATGAAACTGGTAGAATCGATCGACTCAAAGGCATTCATTTCAATCCAGTCATCACTTCCTTATCGGGGATACAGACCCGGAGCCAGAATATAG
- a CDS encoding polyamine aminopropyltransferase, whose amino-acid sequence MKKSNLLKLCLFATGVSGIVAEYILSTLAAYFLGDSVIQWTLIVSLMLFSMGLGSSLSKFIKQNLLEKFILIEFTLSIATSFSAIIVYSISAFPEFRGITIYSLSIFIGLLIGLEIPIVTRLNEEFEELRVNIANVLEKDYYGSLVGGIFFAFVGLPIIGLTYTPFILGAIDFTVALLLYLHLREHFKYSKVAMGTLIISVTFIIVSGAIFSNPIIRFSEQLKYLDNIVYEEQTKYQKIVITKWKEYHWLYLNNSVQFSTYDESLYHEPLVHIPLQMSGSKDRVLILGGGDGCAVREVLKYPEVKEIYLVDIDKAITDLAQKNDILLEINKGSLNDKKVKIVNTDAFRYLEESNSLYDVIIADFPDPRNSDISRLYSKEFYSIVKKHLSKDGIFITQACSPYFAAKAFACIDTTIKASGFSSLRMRNHVPTMGEWGFIIGSASLDGEQLKLKYSEIKIDERTTNWLNNNVLDALVSFGKSPLKDNEEIKVNNLTEPVLYRYFEQGDWGLY is encoded by the coding sequence GTGAAAAAATCCAACCTTTTAAAATTATGTCTCTTTGCCACAGGAGTTTCGGGCATTGTGGCAGAGTATATTCTTTCCACTCTTGCAGCCTATTTTTTGGGAGACTCGGTCATTCAATGGACGCTTATTGTATCGTTGATGCTGTTTTCCATGGGACTTGGGAGCAGTTTAAGTAAATTTATAAAACAGAATTTACTTGAAAAATTTATCCTGATTGAATTTACTCTCTCTATAGCGACCTCATTTTCAGCAATTATCGTCTACTCGATCTCTGCTTTCCCTGAATTTCGGGGAATTACAATCTATTCACTTTCCATTTTTATCGGATTATTAATCGGCCTTGAGATTCCAATTGTTACCCGTTTGAACGAAGAGTTCGAAGAGCTCAGGGTAAATATTGCGAATGTACTCGAAAAAGATTACTATGGAAGTCTGGTCGGTGGCATTTTTTTCGCTTTTGTTGGTTTGCCAATTATCGGACTGACTTATACTCCGTTTATCCTTGGAGCGATTGATTTCACTGTGGCACTACTGCTTTACCTGCATCTGCGTGAGCACTTTAAATACTCAAAGGTTGCCATGGGTACGCTGATTATTTCGGTAACTTTTATTATTGTCTCGGGTGCTATATTTTCAAATCCAATAATCCGTTTTTCCGAGCAGTTAAAATACCTAGACAACATTGTGTATGAAGAGCAGACCAAATATCAGAAAATTGTTATAACAAAATGGAAAGAATATCACTGGCTTTACTTAAATAACAGTGTTCAATTCAGCACTTACGATGAGTCACTGTATCACGAACCACTCGTACATATTCCTCTTCAGATGTCAGGGAGTAAGGATCGTGTGCTGATACTTGGAGGTGGTGACGGATGTGCCGTGAGGGAAGTCTTGAAATATCCTGAAGTTAAGGAAATCTATCTCGTGGATATTGATAAGGCAATTACGGACCTCGCTCAAAAAAACGATATACTCCTCGAGATTAATAAAGGCTCTCTGAACGACAAAAAAGTCAAAATTGTCAACACAGACGCCTTTCGTTATTTGGAGGAAAGCAATAGTCTTTACGATGTAATTATTGCAGATTTTCCCGACCCAAGAAACTCCGATATTAGTCGTCTCTATTCCAAAGAGTTCTATTCGATTGTAAAAAAACACCTTTCAAAAGATGGAATATTCATAACCCAGGCATGCAGTCCATATTTTGCTGCAAAGGCTTTCGCCTGTATTGATACAACAATTAAAGCTTCCGGTTTCAGTTCGCTTCGAATGAGAAATCATGTTCCAACGATGGGGGAGTGGGGATTTATTATTGGCTCCGCTTCACTTGACGGGGAGCAGCTCAAACTAAAATATTCTGAAATTAAAATTGATGAACGAACGACAAACTGGTTAAATAACAATGTGTTAGATGCCCTTGTCTCATTTGGCAAGTCACCTCTGAAAGATAATGAGGAAATTAAGGTAAACAATCTGACTGAACCCGTTCTTTACAGGTATTTCGAACAGGGAGACTGGGGACTTTATTAA
- a CDS encoding DUF350 domain-containing protein, with amino-acid sequence MSDHAVDREVNEMILDHLLTAAVYFAAGVILMLLGIFAFRLFNPKYNVKDELVEKDNLAFAIVFASYFAGVIISIGGVFFGPSGGLVNDLIDIAIYGLLAIILHNISAYINDWFILRKIDAPKEITVDRNAGTAVVLGASSIATGLVVSSAVSGEGGSILTAIAFWVIGQFALILFSFLYQFITPYDYLKEIEQDNVAVGLGFAGILIAISIIINEAMFGDFPGWENFISDVVVDLLIGIVLLPLVRILTDKVILPGKRLSYEVQGQAVPNTGAGLIEAFVYVGSALLIGWAL; translated from the coding sequence ATGTCAGATCACGCGGTGGATCGGGAGGTAAATGAAATGATTTTAGACCATTTACTCACTGCTGCAGTTTATTTTGCTGCCGGAGTTATTCTGATGCTTCTTGGTATCTTTGCATTCCGGTTGTTCAATCCTAAATATAATGTAAAAGATGAACTCGTCGAGAAAGATAATCTTGCATTTGCAATAGTTTTCGCAAGCTATTTTGCGGGAGTAATTATTTCAATAGGAGGGGTCTTTTTTGGTCCATCCGGAGGGCTTGTCAATGATCTGATTGATATTGCCATTTACGGGCTTCTTGCCATAATACTGCATAATATTTCTGCATATATAAACGACTGGTTTATTTTGCGCAAGATTGATGCTCCCAAAGAAATAACGGTTGACAGGAATGCCGGAACTGCGGTTGTACTGGGTGCCTCATCCATCGCCACCGGTCTTGTGGTTTCGAGTGCTGTTTCAGGTGAAGGAGGAAGTATACTGACAGCAATTGCATTTTGGGTAATCGGTCAGTTCGCTCTCATCCTGTTCTCGTTTTTATATCAGTTTATCACTCCTTACGATTATTTAAAAGAGATAGAACAGGACAATGTGGCGGTCGGGCTTGGATTCGCAGGTATTCTGATTGCCATTTCCATAATTATCAATGAAGCGATGTTTGGTGATTTTCCGGGCTGGGAAAATTTCATTTCTGATGTCGTGGTCGATTTATTGATTGGAATTGTTCTACTTCCTCTGGTCAGAATCCTGACAGATAAAGTGATACTTCCCGGCAAGCGCTTGAGTTATGAGGTTCAGGGACAGGCAGTGCCAAATACGGGTGCCGGACTGATAGAGGCTTTCGTTTATGTAGGATCTGCTCTTCTAATAGGCTGGGCTCTATAG
- a CDS encoding DUF4178 domain-containing protein: protein MVFNWFKKKKKEEEQPSYDPTNLKVTDLRKGFILDVEGASWEVTKEFEYDWGDDFFTLEFQIKSSDATAYLHVEEDDEIEITVMKEVDINNIDKNLIEEIIEQEKPRRVIEFSGRTFFRKAEAAGNFRDISGNAWEPFISWDYRDETGKYILSIEQWGEEDFEASIGRVVQDYEISNIFPGKI from the coding sequence ATGGTCTTTAACTGGTTTAAAAAGAAGAAAAAAGAAGAAGAACAGCCGTCGTACGATCCGACTAACCTTAAAGTCACAGACCTTAGAAAAGGATTTATCCTTGATGTTGAGGGTGCAAGCTGGGAAGTGACAAAGGAGTTTGAATATGACTGGGGTGACGATTTTTTTACTCTTGAGTTCCAAATAAAATCCTCTGATGCCACTGCATATTTACATGTCGAAGAAGACGATGAAATCGAAATTACCGTGATGAAGGAAGTGGATATTAATAATATTGACAAAAATCTGATTGAAGAGATTATCGAACAGGAAAAACCAAGACGGGTAATTGAATTCAGCGGCAGAACTTTTTTCAGAAAAGCTGAAGCAGCGGGAAATTTCAGGGATATTTCGGGGAACGCATGGGAACCCTTTATCAGTTGGGATTACCGGGATGAAACCGGAAAGTATATTCTGTCGATTGAACAATGGGGTGAAGAAGATTTTGAAGCAAGTATCGGCAGGGTGGTACAAGATTATGAGATCAGCAACATTTTCCCCGGAAAGATTTAA
- a CDS encoding PspA/IM30 family protein yields MSIFKRLFKIGQAEAHTVIDKLEDPIKMSEQAIRDLKNNLSQAMQAFAEVKAQAIKMERDKNLYNERSIEWERKAVLLLQRAESGQMAPEEAERLAKEALIQKEDSVKKASESSINLEKQNEMIGKLQMQIEKLRRTIQQQENDLITLKARAKTAESMKKVNKQLSGIDADSTIAMLERMKQKVEADETLAQAYAEMEGLNEGLNTKIDKALSETDLQGDLLLEDLKSKLKKP; encoded by the coding sequence ATGAGTATTTTCAAAAGGCTGTTTAAAATCGGTCAAGCAGAAGCCCATACAGTGATCGACAAACTCGAGGATCCAATCAAGATGTCGGAGCAGGCAATCAGGGATCTTAAAAACAATTTATCACAAGCGATGCAGGCATTTGCTGAAGTAAAAGCTCAGGCGATTAAAATGGAGAGAGACAAAAATCTCTACAATGAAAGATCAATTGAGTGGGAAAGAAAAGCAGTACTGCTTCTCCAGCGTGCAGAGTCGGGTCAGATGGCTCCGGAAGAAGCTGAAAGGCTTGCAAAAGAAGCATTGATCCAAAAAGAAGACAGTGTTAAAAAAGCCTCTGAATCTTCAATCAATCTGGAAAAACAGAATGAAATGATTGGAAAACTCCAGATGCAGATTGAAAAATTGAGAAGGACCATCCAACAGCAGGAAAATGATCTGATTACCCTTAAAGCAAGAGCCAAAACTGCTGAATCAATGAAGAAGGTTAATAAACAACTCTCAGGAATTGATGCAGACAGCACTATCGCAATGCTTGAGAGAATGAAACAAAAAGTGGAAGCAGACGAAACTCTTGCTCAGGCATATGCTGAAATGGAAGGTCTTAACGAGGGGCTCAATACAAAAATTGACAAAGCTCTTTCAGAGACTGACCTGCAGGGTGATCTTCTGCTTGAAGATTTGAAGAGTAAGTTGAAAAAACCTTAA
- a CDS encoding YbjN domain-containing protein: MSSKYELVKNYLINLGYHISREIPEEEIVIVDDTDKGISNLIIDCENPLLIFEQYIGKLKKDEKDVYKKLLQVNRKLVHGAFVLEEDNNTLLFRDTLQLENLDENEVEGTMSAIHFAMAEHTDFLIEICK, from the coding sequence ATGTCTTCAAAATATGAATTGGTAAAAAATTATTTAATTAATCTGGGATATCATATCTCAAGGGAAATACCGGAAGAGGAAATAGTGATTGTTGATGATACAGACAAGGGCATTTCGAATCTTATAATAGATTGCGAAAACCCTCTTTTGATCTTTGAACAGTACATTGGAAAACTCAAAAAAGATGAGAAAGATGTTTACAAAAAGCTCCTGCAGGTAAACAGAAAACTCGTTCACGGGGCATTTGTCCTCGAAGAGGATAATAACACACTTCTTTTTAGAGATACCCTCCAATTGGAGAATCTTGATGAAAACGAGGTCGAAGGCACCATGTCAGCCATACATTTCGCTATGGCAGAGCATACTGATTTTCTTATTGAAATTTGCAAATAG
- a CDS encoding S-adenosylmethionine decarboxylase: MMNKYTLIFELCNCKGHDLYDNEKISSVFNSLLKRSGFSIVSSMKHEFTPQGLTFVSILSESHALVHTFPEESRLSIDLYTCSEPDKLEIFIEEALQEFEPGKYFFKVVDRNKIVEV, encoded by the coding sequence ATGATGAACAAATACACCCTGATTTTTGAACTTTGTAATTGTAAAGGTCACGATCTTTACGATAATGAGAAAATCAGCTCTGTTTTCAACTCGCTTCTCAAGAGATCCGGATTTTCAATAGTATCCTCGATGAAGCACGAGTTCACTCCACAGGGTCTGACTTTCGTTTCCATTCTTAGTGAATCTCATGCATTGGTACATACATTTCCTGAGGAATCCAGACTTTCCATCGATTTATACACCTGTTCGGAACCCGATAAACTGGAAATATTTATTGAGGAAGCACTTCAGGAATTTGAACCGGGTAAATACTTCTTCAAAGTTGTCGACAGGAATAAAATAGTTGAAGTGTAA
- a CDS encoding fructosamine kinase family protein, whose amino-acid sequence MINLSELIGENVSFVRRAGGGCIADSAIFSGASGTYYFVKTYRGAGGNLKAGAEEKGLNELAKQKLIRVPKVFTCSGNTLVMEMIKEGRERYNFSENFGRDLFIFHEIVSDSGFGFHENNFIGDTLQQNTPFMASWIDFYREKRLVPQFRMMSQNGYTDKSLALKFDALLKRLPELIDDKSVKPSLLHGDLWYGNVLTDEKGEAVIIDPAVYYGDRETDIAMTELFGGFDGDFYGAYFESYSWYNQYKKRRDVYQLYHLMNHLNLFGSGYLEQVKSIIQKYA is encoded by the coding sequence ATGATTAATTTATCAGAGTTAATTGGCGAGAATGTCAGTTTTGTGAGGAGGGCCGGAGGTGGTTGCATAGCTGATTCTGCTATCTTCTCAGGAGCAAGCGGTACTTATTATTTTGTAAAAACCTACAGGGGTGCAGGTGGCAATCTGAAGGCGGGAGCGGAAGAAAAAGGGCTGAATGAACTTGCAAAACAGAAGTTGATTCGTGTTCCAAAAGTCTTTACCTGCTCGGGGAATACTCTTGTAATGGAAATGATAAAAGAAGGGCGTGAACGATATAATTTTTCGGAAAATTTCGGCAGAGATCTCTTTATTTTTCACGAAATAGTGTCTGACTCGGGTTTCGGTTTCCATGAAAACAATTTTATCGGGGACACATTGCAGCAAAATACTCCATTCATGGCGTCTTGGATCGATTTCTACAGGGAAAAAAGGCTTGTACCTCAATTTCGAATGATGAGCCAAAACGGTTACACCGATAAATCGCTTGCTTTGAAATTTGATGCTCTGTTAAAAAGATTACCTGAATTGATCGATGACAAATCGGTTAAACCATCATTGCTGCATGGTGATTTATGGTACGGAAATGTATTGACTGACGAGAAAGGCGAGGCTGTAATCATCGATCCGGCAGTTTATTATGGTGACCGGGAAACAGATATTGCAATGACAGAGCTGTTTGGCGGATTCGACGGCGACTTTTACGGGGCGTATTTCGAAAGTTACAGTTGGTATAACCAATACAAAAAGAGAAGAGATGTCTACCAGCTTTACCATCTCATGAATCATTTAAATCTTTTTGGGTCAGGTTATCTGGAGCAAGTGAAGAGCATAATTCAAAAATATGCTTAG
- a CDS encoding low molecular weight phosphotyrosine protein phosphatase has product MKVLFVCLGNICRSPAAEGVFREKVKIAGLESNFEIDSAGTAGYHIGESADRRMITHCKERGYDISPHRARKLSATDLGEYDIILAMDRSNYYNITSLDPEGKYREKIRMMTDFVTQWNVTEVPDPYYDGPEAFHHVIDLLEDGCDNLLNYLLNHYNSK; this is encoded by the coding sequence GTGAAAGTACTGTTTGTTTGTCTCGGGAATATCTGCCGTTCACCTGCTGCAGAGGGAGTGTTTCGTGAGAAAGTTAAAATAGCCGGGCTGGAAAGTAATTTTGAGATAGATTCAGCAGGGACTGCAGGTTACCATATTGGTGAATCGGCTGACAGAAGAATGATAACACATTGTAAAGAAAGAGGTTATGATATATCACCTCACAGGGCTAGAAAACTGTCTGCAACTGATCTGGGAGAATATGACATCATTCTGGCGATGGACCGGTCGAATTATTATAACATTACATCCCTGGATCCGGAGGGGAAATATCGCGAAAAAATCAGAATGATGACCGATTTTGTTACTCAGTGGAATGTGACTGAAGTGCCGGATCCGTATTATGACGGACCTGAGGCATTCCACCATGTAATCGACCTCCTCGAAGATGGATGTGACAATTTATTGAATTACCTTCTAAATCATTACAATTCCAAATGA
- the asnS gene encoding asparagine--tRNA ligase, translated as MSYNAVTVKDLLAGGEKFEGEKLKLTGWVRTSRTSKNFGFIELNDGSCFKNLQVVFDDSISNFEEIEKISIGSSLEINGAYVRSLGDKQPFELKADEIKVVGFASLDNPIQKKRHSFEFLRTIAHLRPRTNTFMATFRVRSIVSYAIHKFFQEKGFVYVHTPIITSTDAEGAGEMFRVTTLNIDNPPRDENRQIDFSQELFGKPSFLTVSGQLAVEAFCFAFRNVYTFGPTFRAENSNTARHANEFWMIEPEIAFAELEDDMKLAQDMMKFVLNEVMTQAPDELEFFNKFVDNELLSRLDNVLNSDFVTITYTEAIDYLKKSGHTFEYPVEWGENLQTEHERYITEEIFKKPVFVIDYPKDIKAFYMKLNSDNKTVRAMDLLVPGVGEIIGGSQREENYDVLHQKMLAVGIVPEEYEWYQDIRKFGSFPHAGFGLGLERAVMYLTGMKNIRDVIPYPRTPNNLLF; from the coding sequence ATGTCATATAATGCCGTTACGGTTAAAGATCTGCTCGCCGGAGGAGAAAAATTTGAAGGCGAAAAATTAAAACTTACCGGTTGGGTAAGAACTTCCCGCACATCAAAGAATTTTGGATTTATAGAGCTAAATGACGGTTCCTGCTTCAAGAACCTTCAGGTTGTTTTTGATGACTCAATCTCCAATTTTGAAGAAATCGAAAAGATTTCCATCGGATCATCACTCGAAATCAATGGTGCTTATGTCCGCTCATTGGGTGACAAGCAACCATTCGAATTAAAAGCTGATGAAATAAAAGTGGTTGGCTTTGCATCACTTGATAATCCCATCCAGAAGAAACGCCATTCCTTCGAATTTCTCAGAACTATCGCTCATCTAAGACCCCGAACCAATACTTTTATGGCTACTTTCCGGGTTAGATCGATAGTTTCGTATGCAATCCACAAATTCTTTCAGGAAAAGGGTTTCGTTTATGTCCACACCCCAATCATCACAAGTACTGATGCAGAGGGTGCGGGAGAAATGTTTCGAGTCACGACTCTGAACATTGACAATCCTCCACGGGATGAAAACAGGCAGATAGATTTTTCACAGGAACTCTTTGGAAAACCGTCTTTTCTTACCGTGTCGGGACAACTCGCAGTGGAAGCATTCTGTTTTGCCTTCAGAAATGTTTACACATTTGGTCCGACTTTCCGTGCTGAAAATTCAAATACTGCCCGTCATGCGAATGAATTTTGGATGATCGAACCGGAAATAGCATTTGCAGAGCTGGAAGATGACATGAAACTCGCTCAGGATATGATGAAATTCGTCCTGAATGAAGTAATGACACAGGCGCCTGATGAACTGGAATTTTTTAACAAGTTTGTTGATAACGAACTTTTGTCCCGTCTTGACAATGTTTTGAACTCGGATTTCGTAACCATTACATACACAGAAGCAATCGATTATCTAAAAAAATCGGGTCATACATTTGAATATCCTGTTGAATGGGGTGAAAATCTCCAAACGGAACATGAAAGATACATCACCGAGGAAATCTTTAAAAAACCCGTCTTTGTTATTGACTATCCAAAGGATATCAAAGCGTTTTACATGAAGCTGAACAGCGACAACAAGACTGTTAGAGCCATGGATTTACTGGTTCCCGGTGTTGGTGAGATAATCGGCGGAAGCCAGAGAGAGGAAAACTATGATGTTCTCCATCAGAAGATGCTTGCTGTCGGTATAGTACCGGAAGAGTATGAGTGGTATCAGGATATCAGAAAATTCGGTTCATTCCCTCATGCGGGATTCGGGCTTGGTCTCGAGCGTGCTGTCATGTATCTTACAGGAATGAAAAACATCCGTGATGTTATTCCCTACCCAAGAACTCCCAACAATCTGTTATTCTAA